The Anaerotignum propionicum DSM 1682 sequence CATGTATTCTTCGATGTAACTCCTGACCCTACATTGCCTTGTGCAATTGCCGGCGCAGCTGCAATGAAAGAATTTGGTCCTGACGTAATCATCGCTCTGGGCGGCGGCTCCGCAATGGATGCTGGTAAGATGATGTGGGTAATGTATGAGCATCCCGAAGCAGACTTCTCTGATTTGGCAATGCGCTTCATGGATATCCGTAAGAGAGTATTCGTATTCCCTAAGATGGGTGAGAAAGCAATCTTCGTTGCTATCGCTACATCTTCCGGTACTGGTTCCGAAGTTACTCCTTTCGCTATCATTACAGATCCTTCTACACAGACAAAATACTCTATCGCTGACTATGAAATCATGCCTACAATGGCAATCAGTGATGCAGATATGATGTTGGATCAGCCTAAGGGCTTGACAGCTTCCTCCGGTATCGACGTATTGACTCATGCTGTTGAAGCATATGTTTCCATGTTGGCTACCGACTATACAGATGGTTTGGCTTTAAAGGCAGCGAAATTGGTATTTGATTACCTGCCTAGAGCATACAAATATGGCCGTGATGATATTGAAGCTCGTGAAAGAATGGCTAATGCATCCACAATCGCTGGTATTGCATTCTCCAATGCATTCTTGGGCGTAAACCACTCTATGGCTCATAAATTAGGTGCACATCACCATGTACAGCACGGTGTTGCAAATGCATTGTTGATGACAGAAGTTATCAAATACAACGCTGCAGAGGTTCCTAAGAAGATGGGTACTTTCCCTCAGTATAAGTATCCTCATACAAAAGAACGTTATGCAGAGATCGCTACATATTTGGGTATCACTGGCAAGGATGATCAAGAAAAAGTTGATAACTTCATCGCTAAGATTGAAGAACTCAAGGCTACTGTTGGCATCGCTAAATCCATTAAGGAACACGGCGTTGACGAAAAAGCATTCTTGGATAAATTGGACATCATGTGTGAAGAAGCATTCGATGATCAGTGCACAGGCTCTAACCCTAGATATCCTCTGATGAGCGAAATTAGAGAAATGTACTTAGCAGCTTACTACGGTAAATAATTAACATACTCCATATTTATTAAGAAGGCCGTATAGAAATATACGGTCTTTTTATTTTCTACTATTTGAAATTTATTCCTTCTTAGATGATAAAATATTTTTTGCTATGCTAAAAAGTAAAAATGGATTGCAGTTTTTTAACTGCAATCCATTTCAATTTTAGTTATTTTTTTTAGATTTATCTTTTTTCGCAATTTCCATATGAATTCTTTTGTTTTTGATTTTCGCATTTTTCATGCCTACCAAAACATCTTTCACATATTCCTTTGGAATATCAACAAAGGCGTAGTCGTCATATAGATCGATGGCACCTAATACTTTGCCGGGAACACCGGTTTCGTTTGCAATAGCGCCTACAATATCTTTGGTACGAATTTTATTCTTTTTGCCAGCATTGATGAAGAGTCTAACCATCTTTTCGTCATCGCCGCCATAAACCTCAGTTCCGCCTAAATTGATATCATCTAAAACATCCAATTCATCAACATTTACGTTTGAAAGGTGATTTTTTAATAAAGCTGCCGCAATATCAATGGCTGTAAAATCCTCTTGCATTAAGCGGTCAACCAAATTGATATATTTGGTTAGATGACCTTCATTCATAGTATCTTTCAATTTATCTAAAAAGATATTGGTTTTCATTTCTTCCACATCGCTTAAAGTAGGGAGTTTTTGCTGTGCGATTTTTGTTTTTGTATAGCGCATAATATCGCGAAGCTTATAAATTTCCTTACCAACGCAGAAGGTAAAAGCCTTACCGGATTTTCCTGCACGACCTGTACGACCAATTCGGTGTACATAATATTCTTCATCTTGAGGAACATCATAGTTAAATACAACGTCGATATCATCAACGTCGATACCTCTTGCAGCAACATCCGTCGCAACCAAAATCTCGATGGTTCCGTTACGGAATTTCTGCATAACCTTATCACGCTGAGGCTGTTTTAAGTCTCCATGAAGACCTTCAGCAAAATAACCACGGCCTTGCAAAAGTTCAACCACGTCATCTACACGTTTTTTGGTGTTACAAAAAACCATAGCCAGACGAGGGTCATATACATCAATGATGCGGGTCAAAGCATCCAGCTTTGTTTTTTCCTTTACATCAAAGTAAGCTTGCTCAATATTGGGAACCGTTAATTCTTTACGAACAACCTTTATAAACTCTGGGTCTTTCAAGAATCTTCTGGTAATATCCAAAATTTCAGGGGATAATGTTGCTGAAAATAACAGTGTCTGATGGTCTTCTGGAATTTTAGTCAAGATCATTTCAATATCTTCACGGAAGCCCATATCCAGCATTTCATCGGCTTCATCTAGTACCATCATTTGAACTGTTTCCATTTTTAAAGTGCGACGGCGCATATGATCCATTACACGGCCGGGTGTACCAATTACTACATGAGCACCTTTTTTTAAGGCAGCAATCTGTCTATCGATTGGCTGACCGCCATAGATTGGTAATACACGAATATTTTCCTTGTATTTCAAAAGCTTTCTGAATTCTTCACTAACTTGAATTGCCAGTTCTCTGGTCGGGCAGAGAATTAATGCCTGTAAACGCCTATCATCGGGGTTTACGCGCTCTAAACAGGGGATACCGAAAGCCGCAGTTTTACCGGTTCCTGTTTGAGATTGACCGATTACATCCCTACCTTCTTTTACTACACTGATTGCCATGGATTGAATTGGTGTTGCTTCTTCAAACCCCATGTCCAATACTGCTTTGCAGATTTCGGGGGATAAATCTAAGTCTTGAAATTTTAAATGCTCCATTCTTTGTTTCCTTTCTTCTTTCCTGAGCCGAAGAGAACCACAAAAAAGGAAGTTGCTTGTCAGAGGTCGCCCTCCACGTTTTCTTTCGACTACAAATTTAGTTATGAGTGCTTTCGCAATTGGCATATTCTGAAGATTCGTTAATATACCTATTTTAAATCCCTTTTAAAGCACTGTTTTTATGGGGTTCTAAAAATAAAACCGCAAACTATATATTAACAGGGAAAAATATTATTTGCAAGGGAGAATTCTCTGTTATATAATAAATTGTTACTAATATACAAGAAAAGTTTAGAAATAGGAGGAATTTTGATAATGCAGATAATTGAAGCCATTGTTTTAGGCTTAATCCAAGGGCTAACAGAGTTTTTGCCAGTAAGCAGTTCGGGACATTTGGTGTTGCTCCAAAATCTTTTTGGCATGCATGAAGCAACACAAGCATTTACTATTTTGCTGCATGTTGCCACACTGATTGCTGTATTTGTATATTACTGGAAGGATATTTGGGCTTTGATTTGTCACCCCTTTCAGCGTACCACGGCATTGCTGATTGCCGGGACAATTCCAACGGTAATTATAGCATTATTGTTTAATGATACTTTTGATTCCATTTTTGGTTCAGGAAAATTTATTGGATTTAATTTTATTTTTACCGGTTGTATCCTTCTTTATGCAGATAGTCGTAAAGGTGGTAGAAAGAAAATTCGTAATATGTCAATTTTTGATTCCTTAGTGGTTGGCTTAATGCAGGGTGTAGCGATTTTACCTGCCGTTTCCCGTTCCGGTATGACAATTAGTGCCTGCCTTGGCAGAAATATGGATCGAGAGAATGCTGCTCGATTCTCCTTTCTGTTATCCATTCCGGCGATATTGGGTGGTATGGTCCTTACCATTAAGGATATGATAACAGGGAAGGTTGTATTGACAGAGGCAATTGGATTAATACCAATGATTGCAGGATTTATTGTTGCTGCCATATCAGGTTATTTTGCAATTCGTTTCATGGTAAGTGTGATTAAAAATGGAAAGTTGAAATGGTTCTCTGCATATGTGTTTATTTTAGGCAGTATTTTAATTTTAGATCAGTTTGTTTTACATATCATAGTAAAATAAAATCCAACTCGATTTTAGGAAATATTAATTTATTTATCAAGCTACTTCAATGGCAACGAAAGGTTAGTGAAAGCGTGTTATCCCAGTCCATGGGCAAAATATCTTCAATGCCAGTACCCTCATTTAAACATTCCTTTCTTTGTTTTCATTTGTAAATCTTTTGGAGATAAGCTAGTTAATATTTTTAAAACACATCAGCCTGTATGCAAGACAATTATCTGCCAAGCAAGCGGGCTGTTATTTTTTTATAAGAAAATGTTTTTGAAGGGATTAGATTTACTCTAAATTATGTATCATATTATTTTGTACAATGCTATTATGGTAGGAAGATGCAAAAAATTGGTTGTGGCTCACCAAAGGGTTTGAAAATAGCAACCTTTTTTGCTATATTTGATAATATATTGTAAGAACGGCAGGAGGCGAGACATATGTTTTTGAAACAATTATTTCTAGAGGAATCCATACTTGGTCTGCAGGGAAATGCAGAGTTTATACTTCGGATTATTATCGCGTGTATTTGTGGCGGAATTGTTGGATATGAGAGAACAAGACGGCGGAAAGAGGCAGGCATTCGTACCCATGTAATTGTAGCAGTAGGCGCAACTTTGATGATGATTGTATCTAAATATGGTTTTTATGATGTAATTACCACTGCAGGGATTGGTGTCGATGTGTCTAGGATTGCTTCAAATGTTATCACCGGTATATCCTTTTTAGGTGCAGGTGTTATTTTTGTAAAAAATATTTCAATCAAAGGTTTGACAACTGCCGCAGGACTTTGGGCAATGGCAGGTATTGGCTTAGCTATCGGAGCCGGCATGTATTCCATAGGTATATTTACTACAATTTTTATTCCCATTATACAAGTTTTTCTTCATAGCAATTTTAATAAAAACGACAAATCATATGATGATACAATTTTAATCACCTTTTATCATGCCCCCTCTGAAATGGATTTTATAAAAAATGAGTTAAAGGCAAGGAATATTGATATTATGCATATGGAAATGGAAAAAAACCCTGATGGTACAGTAACCGTTGTTTTAGATATTACAAGAAATACAATTGTTACTTGTACTGACTTAACAGGATTTTTGGCAGATGATCCGGCGGTGAAAAGTTTTAAAATCTAATAGAATGAATTTGATAAAGAGCGGCATAATAACCCAAGACAGAGTCCTGTTTTGGGTTCTTTTTTTATTGTATTTAAAAGAAGTGTGGCTCATGAAGAATGTATTTGATGGAAATTATGAACATAATAAAATCCATTTGGAGGGCGTGGGAATGGACATTTATATCAAACCGATAGAGAAGGCACAAATTATTGAACGAAAGGTTGTTTTCTTGAAGGATATAGCTGAAGTTTTTGTTGGAGGACAAACCAAAGGAAATATCGAGGGTATAGTTGTATTTCAGATACCAAAGGATAGAGATTCTACCTATTTAATATCCGTATTGGATGTTATACGGGCTATTAATCATCAATATCCTGATGCAACGGTTTCTAATGTGGGAGAAATGGATATTCTAGTAGAGTATCATCAAAAAGATAAAAAAAAGAATAAAGTTTTTGAAGTTATAAAGGTTATATGTATGTGTATTATTTTATTTGCAGGTGCGTCCACAACAATTATGTGCTTTCATACAGATACCCAGTTACCTTTGATTTTTCAAAACTATTATTATTTGTTTTTCGGTGAGAACGTGGATATGCCGGCGATTTTGTCTATACCATATTCCATCGGCTTGGTAGTGGGAGTATTGATTTTCTTTAATCATTTTTCAAAATTTAAAGTTACTGATGACCCAACACCAATTGAGATCGAAATGACCACTTATGAAAAAGAAACGAATGCAAGTGTTGTAGATAAGCTGAACAAAAGAAGCAGAGGGGGAGGCGCAGGGAAATGATGGCAAAGGCTTTGTTGATTATCCTCGGTTTTTCCTCGGGAGTTGTTGTTTCAGCAGGTGTTTTTGCATTTATCGCAGCAATAGGCATTATTCCTCGTATGGCACAAAGAAGCATAACAGAAAAATATATTCCTTTATATGAAGATATAATTTTGCTTGGTGGATTATTTGGTACAATAACGATGTTTATTGATTTTCGTCTTCCTTCAATTCCTATATTAGTTGGAGGGTATGCTCTTGCGATAGGAATTTTTATCGGAGTTTTGGCCATGGCTTTGGCAGAGGTTCTAAATGTAATGCCAATTTTGCTACGGCGTAGCCGCATTGCAAAAGGTCTTCCTTGGATGTTATTATGCTTTGCATTGGGCAAAATGTTGGGATCGATATTATATTTTTGTGTTGATGGGTTTTATGTGGTCTAAACAAGAGGAATTTGTAATCGGATAAGAAATTTTCTAAATATAAGAGGATATGAAATAAAGGTATTTTTTTTGTATACTTGAAAATACTAATTTTGAGCAGTATAAGATACCTGCTTATAAAGGAGGGCATAAAATGGACACGAGCAAACGTGCGAAGAAAGAATATGATCAGATGGTAAAAAAAGCATCTCCAAACAGTCCGATTTTTTCGAATTGTGTGAAGGCTTTTTTTTCTGGCGGTTTAATTTGTGGTTTTGGTCAAATACTATTAGACTATTTTAGCAAAAGTTATAAAGAAGATGAGGCAGCGCTTTTGGTTTCCGTTACTTTGGTTGTTATATCGGCGGTGTTAACAGGACTGGGGCTATATGAAAAGCTGGGTAAGCATTGTGGTGCCGGAACCATTGTGCCTATTACAGGATTTGCCAATTCCGTTGTTGCTCCGGCAATTGAATTCAAGAAAGAAGGCTTGATCTTCGGAACAGGAGCTAAAATGTTTATTTTAGCTGGTCCTGTCATTGTTTATGGCACTTTTACATCCATGATAGTGGGATTAATCTATTATTTTGTAGGTAGGTGATGAAAGAATGAATGCGAAAAGAATTGGAAAACAAACTGTAAGACTAAATGAAGGCGTACGTATTCTGTCTGCGGCATCTACTGTCAGCAAAAAAGAGGGCGAGGGTCCTTTAGGCAAATATTTTGATAAAATTGTTGAAGATTCCACTTTTGGTGAGAAGAGCTGGGAGCTTGCGGAAAGCCATTTTATACAAGAAAATATGCAGCTTGCCGTGAAAAAGGCTGGGCTTAAGATGAATGATATCGACTACCTCCTTTGTGGAGATTTGTTGAACCAGTGTACTGCATCTACCTTTGGTATCATGAATTTTCAGATTCCTTTTTTTGGGTTATTTGGTGCATGCTCAACTATGGGCGAGTCCATGAGCTTAGGCGCAATGTTAATTGACGGTGGTTATGCCAATCATACCTTGGTTGGAGCCTCTAGCCATTTTTGTGGGGCTGAAAAGCAGTTTCGTGCACCTCTGGCTTTGGGGAATCAAAGACCTCCCACCGCATCTTGGACAGTAACAGGGGATGGATCTGTTGTGTTGGGCAGGAAAGGTAATTTCCCATGCATTACAGAGATTACTACCGGTAAAATTATGGATATGGGAATTACGGATGCGAACAATATGGGAGCCGCAATGGCACCGGCTGCAGTAGATGTACTTTTGAACCATTTTCAAGATACAGGAAGAACTCCCCAA is a genomic window containing:
- a CDS encoding DEAD/DEAH box helicase, whose product is MEHLKFQDLDLSPEICKAVLDMGFEEATPIQSMAISVVKEGRDVIGQSQTGTGKTAAFGIPCLERVNPDDRRLQALILCPTRELAIQVSEEFRKLLKYKENIRVLPIYGGQPIDRQIAALKKGAHVVIGTPGRVMDHMRRRTLKMETVQMMVLDEADEMLDMGFREDIEMILTKIPEDHQTLLFSATLSPEILDITRRFLKDPEFIKVVRKELTVPNIEQAYFDVKEKTKLDALTRIIDVYDPRLAMVFCNTKKRVDDVVELLQGRGYFAEGLHGDLKQPQRDKVMQKFRNGTIEILVATDVAARGIDVDDIDVVFNYDVPQDEEYYVHRIGRTGRAGKSGKAFTFCVGKEIYKLRDIMRYTKTKIAQQKLPTLSDVEEMKTNIFLDKLKDTMNEGHLTKYINLVDRLMQEDFTAIDIAAALLKNHLSNVNVDELDVLDDINLGGTEVYGGDDEKMVRLFINAGKKNKIRTKDIVGAIANETGVPGKVLGAIDLYDDYAFVDIPKEYVKDVLVGMKNAKIKNKRIHMEIAKKDKSKKNN
- a CDS encoding undecaprenyl-diphosphate phosphatase, yielding MQIIEAIVLGLIQGLTEFLPVSSSGHLVLLQNLFGMHEATQAFTILLHVATLIAVFVYYWKDIWALICHPFQRTTALLIAGTIPTVIIALLFNDTFDSIFGSGKFIGFNFIFTGCILLYADSRKGGRKKIRNMSIFDSLVVGLMQGVAILPAVSRSGMTISACLGRNMDRENAARFSFLLSIPAILGGMVLTIKDMITGKVVLTEAIGLIPMIAGFIVAAISGYFAIRFMVSVIKNGKLKWFSAYVFILGSILILDQFVLHIIVK
- a CDS encoding MgtC/SapB family protein encodes the protein MFLKQLFLEESILGLQGNAEFILRIIIACICGGIVGYERTRRRKEAGIRTHVIVAVGATLMMIVSKYGFYDVITTAGIGVDVSRIASNVITGISFLGAGVIFVKNISIKGLTTAAGLWAMAGIGLAIGAGMYSIGIFTTIFIPIIQVFLHSNFNKNDKSYDDTILITFYHAPSEMDFIKNELKARNIDIMHMEMEKNPDGTVTVVLDITRNTIVTCTDLTGFLADDPAVKSFKI
- a CDS encoding stage V sporulation protein AA is translated as MKNVFDGNYEHNKIHLEGVGMDIYIKPIEKAQIIERKVVFLKDIAEVFVGGQTKGNIEGIVVFQIPKDRDSTYLISVLDVIRAINHQYPDATVSNVGEMDILVEYHQKDKKKNKVFEVIKVICMCIILFAGASTTIMCFHTDTQLPLIFQNYYYLFFGENVDMPAILSIPYSIGLVVGVLIFFNHFSKFKVTDDPTPIEIEMTTYEKETNASVVDKLNKRSRGGGAGK
- a CDS encoding stage V sporulation protein AB is translated as MMAKALLIILGFSSGVVVSAGVFAFIAAIGIIPRMAQRSITEKYIPLYEDIILLGGLFGTITMFIDFRLPSIPILVGGYALAIGIFIGVLAMALAEVLNVMPILLRRSRIAKGLPWMLLCFALGKMLGSILYFCVDGFYVV
- the spoVAC gene encoding stage V sporulation protein AC encodes the protein MDTSKRAKKEYDQMVKKASPNSPIFSNCVKAFFSGGLICGFGQILLDYFSKSYKEDEAALLVSVTLVVISAVLTGLGLYEKLGKHCGAGTIVPITGFANSVVAPAIEFKKEGLIFGTGAKMFILAGPVIVYGTFTSMIVGLIYYFVGR
- the spoVAD gene encoding stage V sporulation protein AD: MNAKRIGKQTVRLNEGVRILSAASTVSKKEGEGPLGKYFDKIVEDSTFGEKSWELAESHFIQENMQLAVKKAGLKMNDIDYLLCGDLLNQCTASTFGIMNFQIPFFGLFGACSTMGESMSLGAMLIDGGYANHTLVGASSHFCGAEKQFRAPLALGNQRPPTASWTVTGDGSVVLGRKGNFPCITEITTGKIMDMGITDANNMGAAMAPAAVDVLLNHFQDTGRTPQDYDVIATGDLGEIGRSLVVDLMKKEGYTLDGRYTDCGIEIFDKNKQDTHNGGSGCACSAVTFCGYYYPKLMSGAIGRMLFIPTGALLSPTSSQQGQSIPGIAHGVCIEGCGEKGVKQ